A window of Synergistaceae bacterium genomic DNA:
TTTTCTTACCACAAGAAGGGCACTTGGGAAGTATAAAATCTAATTTTGAAAGAAGTTGAGTAGGATTAAATCCTACGATTACTTCTCCATCAATAAGAAAAGTAGTGACACCTTGCACGCCTAGAGTTTGATACTCTTTTTAGATTTCCGGATTTTGAACATTCTTATCAATAAAGGGAATCCCTTCTTTTTTCAGAAAATCCTTAGCGGTGTGACAATGAGGACAGCTAGGACTTGAATACATTATTATTTTTTTCATAATACACCTCCTGTATAG
This region includes:
- a CDS encoding glutaredoxin family protein — protein: MKKIIMYSSPSCPHCHTAKDFLKKEGIPFIDKNVQNPEI